One Candidatus Blochmannia vicinus DNA window includes the following coding sequences:
- a CDS encoding biopolymer transporter ExbD, with the protein MKKQRIKRAIKSDINIIPFLDILLVLLIIFIIIPSKLIQSFEVNLPNSEVATNIINNEKLIMTIEILGMGLYNLIINNKHIKQICLNQISSEISHQIYITPNITCLIAASKAVAYDEIIKVLSLLSNIGVHSIGMITNPTT; encoded by the coding sequence ATGAAGAAACAGAGAATAAAACGTGCTATTAAGTCAGATATTAACATCATACCGTTTTTAGATATATTATTAGTTCTTTTAATAATTTTTATAATAATACCGTCTAAATTAATACAAAGCTTTGAAGTAAACCTTCCAAACAGTGAAGTAGCAACAAATATTATCAATAATGAAAAACTTATAATGACCATTGAAATTTTAGGAATGGGACTTTATAATCTGATAATTAATAATAAACACATAAAGCAAATATGTCTAAATCAAATTTCATCAGAAATAAGTCATCAAATATATATTACCCCTAATATTACATGCCTAATTGCTGCATCTAAAGCCGTAGCATATGATGAAATCATTAAAGTGTTAAGCTTACTAAGCAACATTGGTGTACATTCTATTGGAATGATAACGAATCCCACCACTTAG
- the tolQ gene encoding protein TolQ, whose translation MNIFDLLLEADILVQISIFILLGFSILSWSVIFHRVFTLNIAHKKLKLFENEFWSGIDLASLYQKSLSRRNKLNGAEQIFYVGFKEFSKLYQMKRCSSETIISRTLDTMHTAINIELKTLEDYIPLIGTIGSISPYLGLFGTVLGIMHVFVELGKTTNNTATQIIHLQIIAPGIAESLIATAIGLFVAIPSVMAFNYLTTQINNLDQDYNNFIDEFITILYRQIFLNIDSVLNKENKHEETENKTCY comes from the coding sequence TTGGATTTTCTATTTTATCTTGGAGTGTTATCTTCCATCGTGTTTTTACACTTAATATAGCTCATAAAAAATTAAAATTATTTGAAAATGAATTTTGGTCTGGAATAGACTTGGCTAGTCTATATCAAAAATCTTTATCTCGTCGTAATAAATTAAACGGCGCTGAACAAATTTTTTATGTAGGTTTTAAAGAATTCTCTAAGCTATATCAAATGAAACGTTGTTCATCTGAAACAATAATATCTAGAACACTAGATACTATGCATACTGCAATAAATATAGAACTAAAAACCTTAGAAGATTACATCCCGTTGATTGGTACAATAGGATCCATTAGCCCATATCTTGGTTTATTTGGAACCGTATTAGGAATTATGCATGTTTTTGTCGAATTAGGTAAAACTACCAATAATACTGCTACTCAGATAATTCATTTACAAATCATTGCACCAGGTATTGCTGAATCATTGATTGCTACAGCAATTGGCTTATTCGTAGCTATTCCATCAGTTATGGCATTTAATTATTTAACTACACAAATAAATAATTTAGATCAAGATTATAATAATTTTATAGATGAATTTATCACAATTCTATATCGTCAAATTTTTCTTAATATTGACTCTGTGCTAAATAAGGAAAATAAACATGAAGAAACAGAGAATAAAACGTGCTATTAA